Proteins encoded by one window of Apus apus isolate bApuApu2 chromosome 17, bApuApu2.pri.cur, whole genome shotgun sequence:
- the LRRC59 gene encoding leucine-rich repeat-containing protein 59 isoform X2, with protein sequence MHLVKLDLSKNRLQQLPVDFGRLVNLQHLDLLNNRLVTLPVSFAQLKNLKWLDLKDNPLDPVLAKVAGDCLDEKQCKQAAVRVLQHMKAIQSEQDRQRQRKLQAEREMEKKREAEQRAKEAQERELRKREKAEEKERRRREYDAQKAAKQEMEKKPKKETVQTRKPASSSRPPQPPRHKQHSWSRSVLRVLLLVLLCVLCTVAACKLTELHRQPLCVSVNTLYEDVLAALQNHKTLQNLLQQNSQQ encoded by the exons ATGCATCTGGTGAAACTGGATTTGAGTAAAAACCGGCTTCAACAGCTGCCCGTGGACTTCGGCCGCCTGGTCAAtctgcagcacctggacctCCTGAACAACCGCCTGGTCACCCTGCCAGTCAGCTTTGCACAGCTCAAG AACCTGAAGTGGCTGGATCTGAAGGACAATCCCCTGGATCCTGTCCTGGCTAAAGTAGCAGGAGACTGTCTGGATGAGAAGCAGTGTAAACAAGCTGCTGTGAGG GTACTGCAGCATATGAAAGCAATCCAGTCCGAGCAGGATCGGCAGCGGCAACGGAAGCTCCAAGCAGAACGAG AAATGGAGAAGAAGCGTGAAGCAGAACAACGTGCAAAGGAGGCTCAGGAGAGGGAGCTGAGGAAGCGAGAGAAGGCGGAAGAAAAGGAACGCAGAAGACGGGAGTATGATGCTcagaaagctgcaaaacaggagatggaaaagaaacctaaaaaagaaacagtgcaGACCCGAA AGCCAGCCTCCAGTTCTCGTCCCCCTCAGCCACCCCGGCACAAGCAGCACTCCTGGTCACGGTCGGTACTGCGggtgctgctcctggtgctgctgtgtgtcCTCTGCACCGTGGCTGCCTGCAAGCTGACCGAGCTGCACCGCCAGCCGCTCTGTGTCAGCGTCAACACCCTCTACGAGGACGTGCTGGCTGCCctgcaaaaccacaaaaccctgCAAAACTTGCTACAGCAGAACTCGCAGCAGTGA
- the LOC127391836 gene encoding uncharacterized protein LOC127391836 isoform X1: MAQPGEASGHTAAAAMDGNVLAIVIAATVSSSVFIVAILILLLLLYHRDPMCCQFLCSCRFFRTPSQYDCPPPYFSSNQRLVGPQRRASRLESAAENPALQGDELFCVGPPSSYQLPSWEQPRLPSYESVRKKDRQREIHQMIAERFGLWAEPAQEMPPPYEHALRHPPAFSGTGRSSETLDRCGVSDPFQAPLGYQTQRNTAV, encoded by the exons ATGGCGCAGCCCGGGGAGGCCTCGGGGCACACGGCGGCCGCGGCCATGGACGGCAACGTCCTGGCTATCGTCATCGCCGCGA CCGTGTCTTCATCGGTCTTCATCGTGGCCAtcctcatcctgctgctgctcctgtacCACCGGGACCCCATGTGCTGCCagttcctctgctcctgccgCTTCTTCCGGACCCCCAGCCAGTAT GACTGCCCCCCTCCCTACTTCAGCAGCAACCAGCGCCTGGTGGGTCCCCAGCGCAGAGCGTCGCGGCTGGAGAGCGCGGCTGAGAACCCTGCCCTGCAG GGAGATGAGCTGTTCTGTGTGGGACCCCCCAGCAGCTACCAGCTCCCCTCCTGGGAGCAGCCCCGCCTGCCGAGCTACGAGAGTGTGCGGAAGAAAGATCGTCAGCGGGAAATCCACCAGATGATCGCCGAGAGGTTTGGGCTGTGGGCAGAGCCTGCCCAGGAG ATGCCACCTCCCTACGAGCATGCTCTGAGGCATCCTCCAGCTTTCTCAGGAACAGGAAGAAGCTCAGAGACCCTGGACAGATGTGGGGTGTCAGACCCTTTCCAAGCCCCTCTCGGCTACCAAACCCAGCGAAACACGGCCGTGTAA
- the MRPL27 gene encoding 39S ribosomal protein L27, mitochondrial, which yields MAALRRLLFLTPPQTSLVAVRCASKKSGGSSKNLGGRSPGKRYGFKKVEGAFVHAGNILATQRLIRWHPGAHVGMGRNKTLYALEDGIVRYTKEVYIPPPRSSESREVICRLPRGAVLYKTFISVVPTTEVGSFKLVTML from the exons ATGGCGGCGCTGCGGCGGCTGTTGT TTCTAACGCCCCCCCAGACAAGCCTGGTTGCTGTCAGATGTGCATCTAAAAAGAGTGGGGGCAGCTCCAAAAATTTAGGTGGCCGCAGCCCTGGGAAGCGCTATGGATTCAAAAAAGTAGAAG GGGCCTTTGTGCACGCAGGGAACATCCTGGCGACCCAGCGGTTGATTCGCTGGCATCCCGGGGCTCAT GTGGGGATGGGCCGTAACAAGACACTCTATGCCCTGGAGGATGGGATTGTGAGATACACCAAAGAGGTCTACATACCCCCACCCCGCAGCAGCgagagcagggaagtgatcTGTCGTCTACCCAGAGGAGCAGTTCTTTATAAAACCTTTATCAGTGTTGTCCCTACCACAGAAGTAGGAAGCTTTAAACTGGTCACCATGCTCTGA
- the LRRC59 gene encoding leucine-rich repeat-containing protein 59 isoform X1, with the protein MSRGGGKGPSLKDKLDGNELDLSLCDLNEVPVRELAALPKATVLDLSCNNLISLPSDFCSLMHLVKLDLSKNRLQQLPVDFGRLVNLQHLDLLNNRLVTLPVSFAQLKNLKWLDLKDNPLDPVLAKVAGDCLDEKQCKQAAVRVLQHMKAIQSEQDRQRQRKLQAEREMEKKREAEQRAKEAQERELRKREKAEEKERRRREYDAQKAAKQEMEKKPKKETVQTRKPASSSRPPQPPRHKQHSWSRSVLRVLLLVLLCVLCTVAACKLTELHRQPLCVSVNTLYEDVLAALQNHKTLQNLLQQNSQQ; encoded by the exons ATGTCGCGGGGCGGCGGGAAGGGACCGAGCCTGAAGGATAAGCTGGACGGTAACGAGCTGGACCTGAGCCTCTGCGACCTGAATGAGGTGCCGGTCCGGGAGCTG gcTGCTCTTCCAAAAGCGACTGTGTTGGATTTGTCCTGTAACAACCTCATTTCCTTGCCG TCAGACTTCTGCAGTTTGATGCATCTGGTGAAACTGGATTTGAGTAAAAACCGGCTTCAACAGCTGCCCGTGGACTTCGGCCGCCTGGTCAAtctgcagcacctggacctCCTGAACAACCGCCTGGTCACCCTGCCAGTCAGCTTTGCACAGCTCAAG AACCTGAAGTGGCTGGATCTGAAGGACAATCCCCTGGATCCTGTCCTGGCTAAAGTAGCAGGAGACTGTCTGGATGAGAAGCAGTGTAAACAAGCTGCTGTGAGG GTACTGCAGCATATGAAAGCAATCCAGTCCGAGCAGGATCGGCAGCGGCAACGGAAGCTCCAAGCAGAACGAG AAATGGAGAAGAAGCGTGAAGCAGAACAACGTGCAAAGGAGGCTCAGGAGAGGGAGCTGAGGAAGCGAGAGAAGGCGGAAGAAAAGGAACGCAGAAGACGGGAGTATGATGCTcagaaagctgcaaaacaggagatggaaaagaaacctaaaaaagaaacagtgcaGACCCGAA AGCCAGCCTCCAGTTCTCGTCCCCCTCAGCCACCCCGGCACAAGCAGCACTCCTGGTCACGGTCGGTACTGCGggtgctgctcctggtgctgctgtgtgtcCTCTGCACCGTGGCTGCCTGCAAGCTGACCGAGCTGCACCGCCAGCCGCTCTGTGTCAGCGTCAACACCCTCTACGAGGACGTGCTGGCTGCCctgcaaaaccacaaaaccctgCAAAACTTGCTACAGCAGAACTCGCAGCAGTGA
- the EME1 gene encoding crossover junction endonuclease EME1 isoform X2, whose protein sequence is MAAAEPGSEGSSGEELPTLASLLQLPPSPPLSCAGLGRQPVSSPAPKAGSEVKVIVVSGSESEEEVEVVPLSERIRREVAFQPSQAGPGDAARGDAARGGGLRGGRELLAPGSRETSCGSQSDMDSVRGPSLCPLPASPPDSADQPGSRASPETSSPPKEPQCSVKKRKASCQAALQKRKEREAQRRQKEQEKEQKRALAKRLKALRPGECQKYMTVVVDEVLLQVEGGGQIFSALRAANYFCVVESQAVPCSITWRRKVVPSQMEEGDEWTEEPNVLVLLRLEEFLPMVRNYKQARLLEAQDFTEQKETLQSYVADVAEKMPGKILALAVADVEKYFRSLRFQSGKGLQRAAGSGDQEEQGKRRKKKVRDSGLELTRMDVEEALVDLQLSTQVPVRFFESWEELGEFVTMFTKAVAEAPFKREREKTGFPFYLEKRWCGGVRVKPSGEGLLEVWKRQIQQFNRVSREMAEAIVSAYPSPQLLIQ, encoded by the exons ATGGCGGCCGCGGAGCCCGGGTCTGAGGGCAGCAGCGGGGAGGAGCTGCCGACCTTggcctccctgctgcagctgccgcCCTCTCCGCCCCTATCGTGCGCCGGGTTGGGCCGCCAGCCGGTCTCGTCTCCCGCTCCCAAGGCGGGGAGCGAGGTGAAGGTGATCGTGGTGTCCGGCAGTGAGAGCGAAGAGGAGGTGGAGGTCGTCCCCCTCTCTGAGAGGATCAGGAGGGAGGTGGCTTTTCAGCCCTCCCAGGCGGGCCCTGGGGATGCAGCAAGGGGAGATGCAGCAAGGGGAGGTGGCCTTCGCGGTGGCCGCGAGCTGCTGGCACCTGGCAGTCGAGAAACGTCTTGTGGCAGCCAAAGTGACATGGACAGCGTTAGGGGGCCCTCCTTGTGCCCCCTGCCAGCCTCTCCGCCTGACTCTGCAGACCAGCCTGGAAGCAGAGCAAGCCCAGAAACATCCTCCCCTCCCAAGGAACCACAGTGTAgtgtgaagaagaggaaggctAGCTGCCAGGCTGCgttgcagaagaggaaggagagagaagcacagaggaggcagaaagagcaggaaaaagagcagaagagggCCCTTGCCAAGAGGCTGAAAGCTCTGCGACCAGGAGAGTGCCAGAAATACATGACAGTAGTGGTAGATGAAG TTCTCTTACAGGTAGAAGGTGGTGGGCAGATCTTCAGTGCTCTGCGGGCTGCAAATTACTTCTGTGTGGTTGAGAGCCAGGCTGTTCCCTGCAGCATCACTTGGAGGAGAAAGGTTGTGCCATCTCAG ATGGAAGAAGGAGATGAATGGACAGAAGAACCAAATGTCCTGGTTCTGCTTCGCTTGGAGGAGTTTCTGCCCATGGTTCGCAACTACAAACAAGCGAGACTACTT GAGGCCCAGGACTTCACAGAACAGAAGGAGACCCTCCAGAGCTATGTAGCTGATGTGGCAGAGAAAATGCCTGGGAAAATTCTGGCACTGGCAGTAGCTGACGTAGAAAAGTATTTCAg gTCTCTCAGGTTTCAGTCAGGAAAAGGACTGCAGCgagcagcaggcagtggagaccaagaggaacagggaaaaaggagaaaaaagaaagttaggGATTCTGGCCTGGAGCTAACCAGAATGGATGTGGAAGAA GCCCTGGTGGATCTGCAGCTGTCCACACAAGTCCCAGTCAGGTTTTTTGAGAGCTGGGAGGAGCTTGGAGAATTTGTCACTATGTTCACAAAAGCTGTAGCTGAAGCACCGTTCAA GCGAGAGCGAGAGAAGACAGGGTTCCCCTTCTACTTGGAGAAGCGCTGGTGCGGAGGAGTGAGGGTGAAACCTTCTGGAGAGGGTCTCCTAGAAGTTTGGAAAAGGCAGATACAACAATTCAACCGTGTCAGCCGTGAGATGGCTGAAGCTATTGTGTCTGCCTACCCTTCTCCTCAGCTCCTGATCCAG TGA
- the EME1 gene encoding crossover junction endonuclease EME1 isoform X1, translating to MAAAEPGSEGSSGEELPTLASLLQLPPSPPLSCAGLGRQPVSSPAPKAGSEVKVIVVSGSESEEEVEVVPLSERIRREVAFQPSQAGPGDAARGDAARGGGLRGGRELLAPGSRETSCGSQSDMDSVRGPSLCPLPASPPDSADQPGSRASPETSSPPKEPQCSVKKRKASCQAALQKRKEREAQRRQKEQEKEQKRALAKRLKALRPGECQKYMTVVVDEVLLQVEGGGQIFSALRAANYFCVVESQAVPCSITWRRKVVPSQMEEGDEWTEEPNVLVLLRLEEFLPMVRNYKQARLLEAQDFTEQKETLQSYVADVAEKMPGKILALAVADVEKYFRSLRFQSGKGLQRAAGSGDQEEQGKRRKKKVRDSGLELTRMDVEEALVDLQLSTQVPVRFFESWEELGEFVTMFTKAVAEAPFKREREKTGFPFYLEKRWCGGVRVKPSGEGLLEVWKRQIQQFNRVSREMAEAIVSAYPSPQLLIQAYKRCSSDQEQENMLANITVHRGEGVTATSRRIGPDLSRRIYLQMTSPDPDLYLDATG from the exons ATGGCGGCCGCGGAGCCCGGGTCTGAGGGCAGCAGCGGGGAGGAGCTGCCGACCTTggcctccctgctgcagctgccgcCCTCTCCGCCCCTATCGTGCGCCGGGTTGGGCCGCCAGCCGGTCTCGTCTCCCGCTCCCAAGGCGGGGAGCGAGGTGAAGGTGATCGTGGTGTCCGGCAGTGAGAGCGAAGAGGAGGTGGAGGTCGTCCCCCTCTCTGAGAGGATCAGGAGGGAGGTGGCTTTTCAGCCCTCCCAGGCGGGCCCTGGGGATGCAGCAAGGGGAGATGCAGCAAGGGGAGGTGGCCTTCGCGGTGGCCGCGAGCTGCTGGCACCTGGCAGTCGAGAAACGTCTTGTGGCAGCCAAAGTGACATGGACAGCGTTAGGGGGCCCTCCTTGTGCCCCCTGCCAGCCTCTCCGCCTGACTCTGCAGACCAGCCTGGAAGCAGAGCAAGCCCAGAAACATCCTCCCCTCCCAAGGAACCACAGTGTAgtgtgaagaagaggaaggctAGCTGCCAGGCTGCgttgcagaagaggaaggagagagaagcacagaggaggcagaaagagcaggaaaaagagcagaagagggCCCTTGCCAAGAGGCTGAAAGCTCTGCGACCAGGAGAGTGCCAGAAATACATGACAGTAGTGGTAGATGAAG TTCTCTTACAGGTAGAAGGTGGTGGGCAGATCTTCAGTGCTCTGCGGGCTGCAAATTACTTCTGTGTGGTTGAGAGCCAGGCTGTTCCCTGCAGCATCACTTGGAGGAGAAAGGTTGTGCCATCTCAG ATGGAAGAAGGAGATGAATGGACAGAAGAACCAAATGTCCTGGTTCTGCTTCGCTTGGAGGAGTTTCTGCCCATGGTTCGCAACTACAAACAAGCGAGACTACTT GAGGCCCAGGACTTCACAGAACAGAAGGAGACCCTCCAGAGCTATGTAGCTGATGTGGCAGAGAAAATGCCTGGGAAAATTCTGGCACTGGCAGTAGCTGACGTAGAAAAGTATTTCAg gTCTCTCAGGTTTCAGTCAGGAAAAGGACTGCAGCgagcagcaggcagtggagaccaagaggaacagggaaaaaggagaaaaaagaaagttaggGATTCTGGCCTGGAGCTAACCAGAATGGATGTGGAAGAA GCCCTGGTGGATCTGCAGCTGTCCACACAAGTCCCAGTCAGGTTTTTTGAGAGCTGGGAGGAGCTTGGAGAATTTGTCACTATGTTCACAAAAGCTGTAGCTGAAGCACCGTTCAA GCGAGAGCGAGAGAAGACAGGGTTCCCCTTCTACTTGGAGAAGCGCTGGTGCGGAGGAGTGAGGGTGAAACCTTCTGGAGAGGGTCTCCTAGAAGTTTGGAAAAGGCAGATACAACAATTCAACCGTGTCAGCCGTGAGATGGCTGAAGCTATTGTGTCTGCCTACCCTTCTCCTCAGCTCCTGATCCAG GCCTACAAGAGATGCTCCTCAGACCAGGAGCAGGAAAACATGCTGGCCAATATCACTGTGCACCGCGGGGAAGGCGTGACCGCCACCTCCCGCCGCATCGGACCCGACCTCTCCCGAAGGATCTATCTGCAGATGACTTCTCCTGATCCTGACCTCTACTTGGATGCCACTGGGTAA
- the LOC127391836 gene encoding uncharacterized protein LOC127391836 isoform X2 produces the protein MAQPGEASGHTAAAAMDGNVLAIVIAATVSSSVFIVAILILLLLLYHRDPMCCQFLCSCRFFRTPSQYGDELFCVGPPSSYQLPSWEQPRLPSYESVRKKDRQREIHQMIAERFGLWAEPAQEMPPPYEHALRHPPAFSGTGRSSETLDRCGVSDPFQAPLGYQTQRNTAV, from the exons ATGGCGCAGCCCGGGGAGGCCTCGGGGCACACGGCGGCCGCGGCCATGGACGGCAACGTCCTGGCTATCGTCATCGCCGCGA CCGTGTCTTCATCGGTCTTCATCGTGGCCAtcctcatcctgctgctgctcctgtacCACCGGGACCCCATGTGCTGCCagttcctctgctcctgccgCTTCTTCCGGACCCCCAGCCAGTAT GGAGATGAGCTGTTCTGTGTGGGACCCCCCAGCAGCTACCAGCTCCCCTCCTGGGAGCAGCCCCGCCTGCCGAGCTACGAGAGTGTGCGGAAGAAAGATCGTCAGCGGGAAATCCACCAGATGATCGCCGAGAGGTTTGGGCTGTGGGCAGAGCCTGCCCAGGAG ATGCCACCTCCCTACGAGCATGCTCTGAGGCATCCTCCAGCTTTCTCAGGAACAGGAAGAAGCTCAGAGACCCTGGACAGATGTGGGGTGTCAGACCCTTTCCAAGCCCCTCTCGGCTACCAAACCCAGCGAAACACGGCCGTGTAA